A genomic segment from Streptomyces antibioticus encodes:
- a CDS encoding DEAD/DEAH box helicase translates to MANAGSPAGQDQPGGESTDALDRLDPVVLHHIVNTLGWPDLRPLQRAAIAPLMDGQDAVLLAPTAGGKTEAACFPLLSAMTEQKWVGTSVLYLCPLKALLNNLVGRVDSYAQWLGRSAALWHGDTKESQRQRIRTEAPDILLTTPESLEAMLIGVKTDHARLLGSVRAVVVDEVHAFAGDDRGWHLLAVLERLERVTGRPIQRVGLSATVGNPAELLHWLQGAGVGSRTGQVIAPGVGVHLPAPHGDRASPEPSHMPAGEVELDYVGSLDNAAKLIAALHRGEKRLVFCDSRRQVEELGAALRAREVTVFLSHASLSVDERTRSERAFAEARDCVIVSTSTLELGIDVGDLDRVIQIDSPATVASFLQRIGRTGRRHGTVRNCLFLTTRKDALLQAAGLLLLWSRSWVEPVVPPPEPRHLVAQQLLAVTLQQHKLGDQLWDRQWNGLAPFDKSAAPILRFLTEEGFLECDGGMLFVGPEAERRFGKRHFIELTASFTAPPQFTVLSGRMEIGRTDPSVLTEERPGPRRLLLGGRSWQVTYIDWLRKRVFVEPADGGGIAKWMNGGVAGLSHTLTRAMREVLLGAAPPVSLTRRAEACLAEQRETDAPGTVHPGGTLITRVGSDVRWWTWAGYRANATLAATLQSVTDPLQRPTDSWLRLRENLTPADWRAARASVGANLVLPDVDRRAVRGLKFSAALPERLAVATVASRLADFEGARSVLGEPTRFQYDGS, encoded by the coding sequence ATGGCGAACGCGGGATCTCCGGCAGGGCAGGACCAACCGGGTGGCGAGAGCACCGACGCACTCGATCGGCTCGACCCTGTCGTCCTGCACCACATCGTCAACACTCTCGGCTGGCCTGATCTGCGTCCTCTCCAACGCGCCGCGATTGCCCCACTCATGGACGGACAGGACGCCGTCCTGCTGGCTCCGACGGCTGGCGGCAAGACCGAGGCGGCTTGCTTCCCCCTGTTGTCGGCGATGACTGAGCAGAAGTGGGTCGGCACATCCGTGCTGTACCTGTGCCCGCTCAAGGCGCTGCTCAACAACCTCGTCGGCCGCGTCGACTCCTACGCCCAGTGGCTGGGGCGGAGCGCAGCGCTCTGGCACGGTGACACCAAGGAATCGCAACGGCAGCGCATCCGGACCGAAGCGCCGGACATCCTGCTGACCACGCCCGAGTCGCTCGAAGCGATGCTGATCGGTGTCAAGACCGACCACGCCCGCCTGTTGGGAAGCGTGCGGGCCGTCGTCGTCGACGAAGTGCACGCGTTCGCCGGGGATGACCGGGGATGGCACCTGCTGGCTGTGCTGGAACGGTTGGAGCGGGTCACCGGTCGGCCCATACAGCGCGTCGGACTCTCGGCGACCGTCGGCAACCCTGCCGAGTTGCTGCACTGGCTGCAGGGCGCGGGCGTCGGCAGTCGCACAGGGCAGGTCATTGCTCCGGGAGTTGGAGTACACCTGCCTGCTCCCCACGGAGACAGAGCGAGTCCTGAGCCGTCCCACATGCCTGCGGGTGAAGTGGAACTCGACTACGTCGGCTCCCTCGACAACGCGGCCAAACTCATTGCGGCGCTGCACAGGGGAGAGAAGCGGCTCGTCTTCTGCGATTCGCGCCGCCAGGTCGAGGAGTTGGGCGCGGCGCTTCGGGCGCGCGAGGTCACTGTCTTCCTGTCCCACGCCTCGCTCTCGGTCGATGAACGCACCCGCTCCGAGCGGGCGTTCGCCGAAGCGCGCGACTGTGTCATCGTCTCCACGTCAACCCTCGAGCTCGGCATTGACGTCGGTGACCTGGACCGCGTCATTCAGATCGACTCACCGGCCACCGTCGCCTCGTTCCTTCAACGCATCGGACGCACCGGGCGGCGGCACGGCACGGTACGAAACTGCCTGTTCCTGACCACCCGCAAGGACGCCCTGCTCCAGGCGGCAGGGTTGCTGCTGCTGTGGTCGCGCAGCTGGGTGGAACCAGTCGTCCCCCCACCCGAGCCTCGTCACCTGGTGGCCCAGCAACTACTCGCCGTCACCCTGCAACAACACAAGCTCGGTGACCAGTTGTGGGACCGGCAATGGAACGGACTCGCCCCCTTCGACAAGTCGGCTGCACCCATCCTGCGCTTCCTCACGGAGGAGGGCTTCCTGGAGTGCGACGGCGGGATGCTGTTCGTCGGCCCTGAGGCGGAACGCCGCTTCGGCAAAAGGCACTTCATCGAACTCACCGCCTCCTTCACTGCACCTCCGCAGTTCACCGTCCTGTCCGGACGTATGGAGATCGGCCGTACCGATCCGAGCGTGCTCACAGAGGAACGCCCAGGTCCCAGGAGGCTGCTTCTCGGCGGACGCAGTTGGCAGGTCACATACATCGACTGGCTGCGCAAACGCGTCTTTGTCGAGCCGGCCGACGGTGGTGGCATCGCCAAGTGGATGAACGGCGGCGTCGCCGGTCTTTCGCACACCCTGACGCGTGCCATGCGCGAGGTGCTGCTGGGCGCGGCCCCGCCGGTCTCCCTCACGCGGCGTGCGGAGGCGTGTCTGGCCGAACAGCGCGAAACCGACGCACCCGGCACTGTCCACCCGGGTGGCACACTGATCACGCGCGTCGGCTCCGACGTCCGTTGGTGGACCTGGGCCGGTTACCGCGCCAACGCCACGCTGGCGGCGACCCTCCAGTCGGTCACCGACCCCCTGCAGCGGCCCACCGACAGCTGGCTGCGCCTGCGCGAGAACCTCACCCCGGCCGACTGGCGGGCGGCCCGTGCGAGCGTCGGCGCGAACCTCGTCCTGCCTGATGTCGATCGCCGGGCCGTACGCGGCCTGAAGTTCTCCGCCGCGCTCCCAGAACGCCTCGCAGTGGCCACAGTGGCGTCGCGCTTGGCCGACTTCGAGGGCGCCCGCTCGGTACTCGGCGAGCCGACGCGCTTTCAGTACGACGGCTCCTGA
- the brxD gene encoding BREX system ATP-binding protein BrxD: MSTTGSQRPAQVSAARRRTVIDALRRGAVPDSGLDLLATGLDRFEAALDAELDAVASGGSVFKAVRGEYGSGKTFFTRWLGERVKRRNFAVAEIQVSENETPLHRLETVYRRLTERLTTSSFPPSALRPVVDAWFYALEEDALAAGATEDELPGKVEKLLVARLAEVSRHAPSFATALRGYRAALKEGDEATAAAVLAWLGGQPHVAASARRAAGVRGDLDHFGALGFLQGLLTVLRDSGHTGLFVVLDEVETLQRVRSDARDKALNALRQLIDEVHSGRFPGLYLVITGTPAFYDGQQGVQRLAPLAQRLATDFTTDPRFDNPRAVQIRLPGFDQKSLVGLGITIRDLYADGAEAPGRVRDVVDDAYVADLALAVGGALGGKVGVAPRLFLKKLVGDVLDRVDQFDDFDPRQHYRLTVASSELTDVERNLAAAASGGAVSADDIDLEF; encoded by the coding sequence GTGAGCACCACCGGTTCCCAGCGCCCCGCACAGGTGAGCGCCGCCCGCCGGCGTACGGTCATTGACGCGCTGCGTCGCGGTGCCGTGCCCGACAGCGGGCTTGACCTGCTGGCCACCGGACTCGACCGCTTTGAGGCGGCCCTGGACGCGGAGCTGGACGCCGTGGCGTCCGGCGGTTCCGTGTTCAAGGCCGTGCGAGGCGAATACGGGTCCGGCAAGACGTTCTTCACCCGCTGGCTGGGGGAGCGGGTGAAGCGCCGCAACTTCGCCGTTGCCGAGATTCAGGTCTCGGAGAACGAGACCCCGCTGCACCGGCTGGAGACGGTCTACCGACGGCTCACCGAGCGGCTCACCACCTCCAGCTTCCCACCCAGTGCGCTACGGCCCGTGGTCGACGCCTGGTTCTACGCTTTGGAGGAAGACGCCCTCGCTGCCGGCGCGACCGAGGATGAGCTTCCGGGCAAGGTAGAGAAGTTGCTCGTCGCACGGCTCGCCGAGGTCTCTCGTCACGCTCCGTCCTTCGCCACCGCGCTACGCGGCTATCGGGCGGCCCTCAAGGAGGGTGACGAGGCGACCGCCGCTGCCGTTCTGGCGTGGCTCGGAGGCCAGCCGCACGTTGCGGCCTCCGCTCGCCGGGCCGCCGGGGTACGCGGCGACCTTGACCACTTCGGTGCCCTTGGCTTCTTGCAGGGGCTCCTCACCGTGCTGCGCGACTCGGGGCACACCGGACTGTTTGTCGTCCTCGACGAGGTGGAGACACTGCAGCGGGTCAGGTCGGACGCCCGTGACAAGGCACTCAACGCGTTGCGGCAGCTCATCGACGAGGTGCACTCCGGCCGTTTCCCCGGTCTCTACCTGGTCATCACAGGCACGCCGGCCTTCTACGACGGTCAACAGGGCGTGCAGCGTCTCGCTCCGCTTGCTCAGCGGCTGGCCACCGATTTCACCACCGACCCGCGCTTTGACAACCCTCGCGCCGTGCAGATCAGGCTCCCTGGCTTCGATCAGAAGTCGCTGGTCGGACTCGGCATCACCATCCGTGACCTGTATGCCGATGGCGCAGAGGCGCCCGGGCGGGTGCGGGACGTCGTCGACGACGCGTATGTCGCGGACCTCGCGCTGGCTGTCGGCGGGGCGCTGGGTGGGAAGGTCGGGGTCGCTCCTCGGCTGTTCCTGAAAAAGCTCGTCGGGGACGTGCTCGACCGTGTGGACCAGTTCGACGACTTCGACCCTCGGCAGCACTATCGACTCACTGTTGCCAGCAGCGAACTCACTGATGTCGAGCGGAATTTGGCCGCTGCTGCCTCCGGGGGAGCTGTGTCCGCCGACGACATCGACCTGGAGTTCTGA
- a CDS encoding DUF262 domain-containing protein — protein MAALDNVKLKDVLADVSSGSLQLPDFQRNWKWDDDRIRAIIATVTLDYPLGVVMTLQTGGATRFRSRTLTGARPDGDPSADLLLLDGQQRLTSLFQALWLDAPVETADARGKPIERWYYVDIAKAVGPSADRDEAILSVPADKVLRTDFNRTVVLDLSTTENECAAGLFPLHLVFDAQRVNQWMMAYVKTDEDRNWDLWGQFDESVLQQVRAFQVPMIRLAAATSMDAVCAVFERVNTGGVPLNVFELLTATYAGDREYVERTGDYYQLPQVWREIKQGLAGKFPVFGRLDSGIENGLSSIDFLQAIALVRTWERKQAGTGATVSCKRRDLLDLPLADFVRLAPKLADAFAWVGDFLERQCIVRPNDLPYKTQLVPLAAVRAILDTALDSLEAEEKTEQWYWCGVLGEMYGGSTETRFTRDVEQFVPWIAQDERAPDTVTDAFFFTDRLDSLTTRNSAAYKGIYALLIKQGAVDWHHTDSPLSPGRLDEYGVDVRQIFPKTWFRRGSSNGLPTNSIVNKTPLSYRAAMDMTGAPASYLTTMVAASDMRPEWFDDVLATHLLDPEALRGNDYERFYNDRSRQLQDLVHAAMGKRTMLRDLTEGDAR, from the coding sequence GTGGCGGCACTCGACAATGTGAAGCTGAAGGACGTACTCGCGGATGTGTCGTCCGGCTCCCTACAGTTGCCTGACTTCCAGCGAAACTGGAAATGGGACGACGACCGTATCCGCGCGATCATCGCGACGGTCACGCTGGACTATCCGCTCGGTGTGGTGATGACACTGCAGACAGGCGGCGCCACCCGGTTCCGTTCCCGGACGCTCACCGGGGCACGTCCTGACGGGGACCCGTCCGCGGACCTCCTGCTGCTGGACGGACAGCAGCGCCTGACCTCCTTGTTCCAGGCCCTGTGGTTGGACGCACCCGTGGAAACGGCAGATGCCCGCGGCAAGCCCATCGAACGGTGGTACTACGTCGACATCGCGAAAGCCGTCGGCCCGTCCGCGGACCGCGATGAGGCCATCCTGTCCGTCCCGGCGGACAAAGTCCTTCGCACCGACTTCAACCGCACGGTGGTGCTGGACCTGAGCACCACGGAGAACGAGTGCGCGGCTGGTCTCTTCCCTCTGCACCTCGTGTTCGACGCCCAGCGTGTAAACCAGTGGATGATGGCGTACGTCAAGACGGACGAGGACCGGAACTGGGACCTGTGGGGCCAGTTCGACGAGTCGGTCCTCCAACAGGTTCGCGCCTTCCAGGTCCCGATGATCCGGCTGGCGGCCGCCACCTCCATGGACGCCGTCTGCGCGGTCTTCGAGCGTGTCAACACGGGCGGGGTGCCCCTGAACGTCTTCGAACTGCTCACCGCGACCTACGCCGGGGACCGCGAGTACGTGGAACGCACCGGGGACTACTACCAACTCCCGCAAGTGTGGCGGGAGATCAAGCAGGGACTGGCCGGCAAGTTCCCGGTCTTCGGCCGTTTGGACAGCGGCATCGAGAACGGCCTGAGCAGCATCGACTTCCTGCAGGCCATCGCCCTGGTGCGCACCTGGGAACGGAAGCAGGCAGGCACCGGGGCAACGGTGTCGTGCAAGCGTCGGGATCTGCTCGACCTCCCGTTGGCCGATTTCGTCCGCCTGGCGCCGAAACTCGCCGACGCCTTCGCCTGGGTGGGCGACTTCCTGGAACGGCAATGCATCGTCCGCCCGAACGACCTGCCGTACAAGACGCAACTCGTCCCGCTCGCAGCCGTCCGCGCCATTCTCGACACGGCGTTGGACAGCCTGGAGGCGGAGGAGAAGACCGAGCAGTGGTACTGGTGCGGAGTTCTCGGTGAGATGTACGGCGGCTCCACCGAAACCCGCTTCACCCGGGACGTCGAGCAGTTCGTTCCCTGGATCGCGCAGGACGAACGGGCGCCCGACACTGTCACGGACGCGTTCTTCTTCACCGACCGCCTCGACAGTCTCACCACTCGCAACAGCGCTGCCTACAAGGGCATTTATGCCCTGCTGATCAAGCAGGGGGCGGTGGACTGGCACCACACGGACTCCCCACTCAGCCCTGGCAGGTTGGACGAGTACGGCGTAGACGTCCGGCAGATCTTCCCCAAGACCTGGTTCCGGCGAGGCAGCAGCAACGGCCTGCCCACGAACTCCATCGTGAACAAGACCCCCTTGTCCTACCGGGCGGCGATGGACATGACCGGGGCTCCGGCGTCGTACCTGACCACGATGGTTGCCGCCTCCGACATGCGTCCCGAGTGGTTCGACGACGTACTCGCCACTCACCTCTTGGATCCGGAAGCGCTCCGCGGCAACGACTACGAACGGTTCTACAACGACCGCTCCAGGCAGTTGCAGGACCTCGTGCATGCTGCTATGGGCAAGCGGACCATGCTCCGTGACCTCACGGAGGGCGACGCACGATGA
- a CDS encoding CBS domain-containing protein, whose translation MTTAPTGQDLAALKGRTVPVQDILDLFQVRVRDHRTVHRISQALTDAGLTTLPDFAVCGQRSNVDVVPLASIPAQAAPADAEEDETEEALPSAALPQRLLLGDIPSARRGLVSVGPGTPLAQTTFLMRTKGVSQVPVTTGMAQIHGVVTWGSVAKMYEAGKQPTLDNAMEKDSLPVADTRQEFFSALPVIREHGYLLVRGDDGCLSGLVTAADVTERFEGAARPFFIVGEIESLLRRCLGAALDRETIKAVQTNKRAEDRTGQVSDLMFGDYLRLLDGNQTKTAMAERANANWEALKWPNMPREQFIGRLKRVKDIRNRIAHFDEKPLPQEMTDELTTFAKLLRAFVS comes from the coding sequence ATGACGACCGCACCCACTGGGCAGGACCTCGCCGCGCTCAAGGGCAGAACCGTGCCCGTGCAGGACATCCTCGATCTGTTCCAGGTCAGGGTCCGCGATCACCGGACGGTGCACCGCATCTCGCAGGCACTCACGGATGCCGGGCTGACGACACTGCCGGACTTCGCCGTCTGCGGCCAGCGCAGCAATGTCGACGTGGTACCGCTGGCGTCCATCCCCGCACAGGCCGCCCCCGCCGACGCGGAGGAGGACGAGACGGAAGAGGCACTGCCGTCGGCCGCCCTTCCGCAGCGGCTGCTGCTCGGGGACATTCCGTCAGCGCGGCGTGGTCTGGTGTCCGTCGGTCCCGGTACTCCCCTCGCGCAGACCACGTTTCTGATGCGTACGAAGGGCGTCTCGCAGGTCCCGGTGACCACCGGCATGGCGCAGATCCATGGAGTGGTCACCTGGGGGTCCGTAGCCAAGATGTACGAGGCCGGCAAGCAGCCGACTCTGGACAACGCGATGGAGAAGGACTCCCTGCCGGTTGCGGACACCCGCCAGGAGTTCTTCTCCGCCCTGCCGGTCATCCGCGAACACGGCTACCTCCTGGTCCGCGGCGACGACGGCTGTCTCTCCGGCCTCGTCACTGCCGCGGACGTCACGGAACGCTTCGAGGGCGCCGCACGGCCCTTCTTCATCGTCGGGGAGATCGAGTCCCTGCTGCGGCGCTGCCTGGGCGCGGCACTGGACCGGGAGACCATCAAGGCCGTGCAGACGAACAAGAGGGCTGAGGACCGCACCGGCCAGGTCTCCGACCTCATGTTCGGCGACTATCTGAGACTCCTGGACGGTAACCAGACCAAAACAGCGATGGCCGAACGCGCCAACGCAAACTGGGAAGCTCTGAAGTGGCCCAACATGCCCAGGGAACAGTTCATCGGCCGTCTGAAACGAGTGAAGGACATCCGCAACCGGATCGCCCACTTCGACGAGAAGCCGCTTCCGCAGGAGATGACCGACGAGCTGACGACGTTCGCGAAACTGTTGCGAGCGTTCGTGTCGTAG
- the pglZ gene encoding BREX-2 system phosphatase PglZ: protein MTDTVAAAPGAVRLNTATVTQYLSSQSSLAASLTGDGGGRRRVVLLRSAPQWDGPAEPAWGEGRTAGVAVASSPLAVHELVLDHLGGRRPGPAVLVVLTDREQSELDPAILARVHKLRIDTVDSWDVVREAFGARQIDPRLKDVNWAAEALLDATPPGGWPAVPGGWLSRQYALTALAQRRLRLGRYDTEDGPRRPGDDRLDAGALLHWSTRPGAPERFLALRGPERAGLAAFLGEEDQAGLAGRALLALVDAERGADAAAFGLVCTALWQHAAPVPETYQARGRAERYFGDRPPALGEQLDALVTVFGQTAEEYVTALLATGHRTAGTEADRAREARRTTGTVLDRAAVLARQFGAEHAVAASPVLRGGLDARFTAVGQALAAGDTPAVADAVRLLQDHRLAVEPEESARVERARMGERLARWLATDPSADAPTVADAIQRHVHETGWVDLALEHIEAGGDRDPVLKAAYDTLGTRVRDRRRQIDASFAVNLASWTQAGTQPGSMLTVETFLHRVVGPLVTRGEERRVLLLVLDGMSAAIANELGEELRRSWAEFDPLPTEGAPLRRAMAAALPTVTAVSRTSLFAGTLMKGTQADEKRLFPTLKLWGGAPAAVFHKDDLRTETAGDTFGPALTEALADGRTHVAVVLNAIDDRLAKEQKLGDGAWRVDDVPGLRDLLRVAAAQGMAVIVTSDHGHVVDRHGTKADAATEPASARHRLPGGPLGEREISLSGPRVVWPESGASIVALWDADSRYTALKAGYHGGASLAEFTIPVLAFLPFGAEPPRGWRELGDQRPVWWAPEEAGKPGSGERPAQPADAALKKATAKTRKKQPDPVTLPDALFDVALTAGGDDALLTPVVVSRTESLVTALLDSEMYGVQLDGLARKPQKEQVHRALAALLDAGGTLPVTALAQRAGMPTTRGDGFAAVLRQLLNYDGVQVLENLPDGRTVRIHEGLLREQFALGGS, encoded by the coding sequence ATGACGGACACCGTCGCCGCCGCGCCAGGCGCCGTCCGGCTGAACACCGCGACCGTCACCCAGTACCTGTCCTCGCAGTCCTCCCTCGCCGCCTCCCTGACCGGTGACGGCGGGGGCAGGCGCAGGGTGGTGCTGCTGCGGTCCGCGCCCCAGTGGGACGGGCCGGCCGAACCCGCCTGGGGCGAGGGCCGCACGGCCGGTGTCGCGGTGGCGTCCTCACCGCTGGCCGTCCATGAACTCGTCCTCGACCATCTGGGAGGACGCCGTCCCGGCCCCGCCGTACTGGTCGTCCTCACCGACCGGGAACAGAGCGAACTCGACCCGGCGATCCTCGCCCGCGTCCACAAGCTGCGTATCGACACCGTCGACAGCTGGGACGTCGTCCGCGAGGCGTTCGGCGCCCGGCAGATCGACCCCCGGCTCAAGGACGTCAACTGGGCCGCCGAGGCGCTCCTCGACGCCACCCCGCCCGGCGGCTGGCCGGCCGTTCCAGGCGGCTGGCTGTCCCGCCAGTACGCCCTCACCGCGCTCGCCCAGCGCCGCCTGCGCCTGGGCCGCTACGACACCGAGGACGGCCCGCGCCGCCCGGGCGACGACCGGCTCGATGCCGGGGCCCTGTTGCACTGGTCGACCAGGCCCGGCGCGCCCGAACGGTTCCTCGCCCTGCGCGGTCCCGAACGCGCCGGACTGGCCGCCTTCCTCGGTGAGGAGGACCAGGCCGGCCTCGCCGGACGCGCCTTGCTCGCCCTCGTCGACGCCGAACGCGGTGCGGACGCCGCCGCCTTCGGCCTGGTGTGCACGGCCCTGTGGCAGCATGCCGCCCCCGTCCCCGAGACGTACCAGGCCCGGGGGCGCGCCGAACGCTACTTCGGGGACCGGCCCCCGGCACTCGGTGAACAGCTCGATGCCCTGGTGACCGTCTTCGGGCAGACCGCTGAGGAGTACGTCACCGCGCTGCTGGCGACCGGACACCGTACCGCTGGCACCGAAGCTGACCGGGCCCGCGAGGCCCGCCGCACCACCGGCACCGTGCTGGACCGTGCGGCCGTGCTGGCCCGCCAGTTCGGCGCGGAACACGCCGTCGCGGCGAGCCCCGTCCTGCGTGGTGGTCTCGATGCCCGGTTCACCGCGGTCGGCCAGGCCCTCGCGGCGGGTGACACGCCCGCGGTCGCGGACGCCGTACGACTGCTCCAGGACCATCGGCTCGCGGTGGAACCCGAAGAGTCGGCTCGTGTCGAACGCGCCCGCATGGGAGAGCGCCTCGCCCGCTGGCTGGCCACCGACCCGTCCGCCGACGCCCCCACCGTCGCCGATGCCATACAGCGGCACGTCCACGAGACCGGCTGGGTGGATCTCGCCCTGGAGCACATCGAAGCGGGCGGCGACCGGGACCCCGTCCTCAAGGCCGCTTACGACACGCTCGGCACCCGCGTCAGGGACCGCCGTCGGCAGATCGACGCGTCCTTCGCCGTGAACCTGGCCTCCTGGACGCAGGCAGGTACCCAGCCGGGCAGCATGCTCACAGTGGAGACCTTCCTCCACCGTGTCGTCGGACCGCTCGTCACGCGCGGCGAAGAACGCCGGGTGCTGCTGCTCGTGCTCGACGGCATGAGCGCGGCCATAGCGAACGAACTCGGCGAGGAACTGCGCCGTTCCTGGGCGGAGTTCGACCCGCTTCCCACAGAGGGTGCACCGCTGCGGCGGGCCATGGCCGCCGCCCTGCCCACCGTGACGGCCGTGTCCCGCACCTCGCTCTTCGCGGGCACGCTGATGAAGGGCACCCAGGCCGACGAGAAGCGACTCTTCCCCACGCTGAAGCTGTGGGGCGGAGCCCCCGCCGCCGTCTTCCACAAGGACGACCTGCGCACCGAGACCGCGGGCGACACCTTCGGACCGGCGCTCACGGAGGCGCTTGCCGACGGCAGGACACATGTCGCCGTCGTCCTCAACGCCATCGACGACCGGCTCGCCAAGGAGCAGAAGCTCGGCGACGGCGCATGGCGGGTCGATGACGTACCCGGTCTGCGCGACCTGCTCCGGGTAGCGGCGGCTCAGGGCATGGCGGTCATCGTCACCAGCGACCATGGCCATGTTGTCGACCGACACGGGACCAAGGCCGACGCAGCCACCGAGCCGGCGTCCGCCCGGCACCGCTTGCCCGGCGGCCCGCTCGGCGAACGGGAGATCTCCCTGTCCGGGCCGCGCGTGGTCTGGCCCGAGTCCGGCGCGTCCATCGTTGCGCTCTGGGACGCGGACTCCCGCTACACCGCCCTCAAGGCCGGCTACCACGGCGGGGCCTCCCTCGCCGAGTTCACCATCCCGGTGCTCGCATTCCTGCCGTTCGGGGCGGAGCCGCCAAGGGGATGGCGGGAGTTGGGAGACCAGAGGCCGGTTTGGTGGGCTCCGGAGGAGGCTGGGAAGCCGGGATCGGGCGAGCGTCCGGCTCAGCCGGCGGACGCGGCCCTCAAGAAGGCGACGGCGAAAACCCGGAAGAAGCAACCCGACCCGGTCACGCTGCCCGACGCGCTCTTCGACGTGGCGCTGACTGCCGGAGGAGACGACGCATTGCTCACGCCTGTCGTTGTCTCCCGGACAGAGTCGCTCGTTACGGCGCTACTCGACTCGGAGATGTATGGGGTGCAGCTCGACGGCCTCGCCCGCAAGCCCCAGAAGGAGCAGGTCCACAGAGCCCTGGCTGCCCTGCTCGATGCAGGAGGTACCTTGCCCGTGACCGCGCTCGCCCAGCGCGCGGGCATGCCCACCACTCGCGGTGACGGCTTCGCCGCGGTCCTGCGCCAGCTCCTCAACTACGACGGTGTACAGGTGCTGGAGAACCTGCCGGACGGGCGCACGGTACGGATCCACGAGGGACTACTGCGCGAACAGTTCGCTCTTGGCGGGAGCTGA